The following are from one region of the Polaribacter marinaquae genome:
- a CDS encoding aminopeptidase P family protein, which produces MKYDKIDANLFIKNRKNFAANMKPNSLAIFNSNDIYPIGADSTMPFEQHRDIFYLSGVDQEESVLMLFPDCPNENLREVLFLTETNDHIAVWEGEKLTKEAALSTSGIKNVYWLQDLEKVLFEMASYADTFYINTNEHYRANVATETREDRFTKWLLAKYPAHSVAKSNPILQRLRSVKDSIELDLMQKACNITEKGFRRILDFIKPGVWEYEIEAELLHEFVRNRSKGFAYTPIIASGNNANVLHYIENNQQCKSGDLILFDIAAEYANYKSDLSRTVPVSGRFTDRQKAVYNAVNYVKKEATKLLVPGTIWKDYHVEVGEIMTSELLKLGLLDKADVQNEDKNWPAYKKYFMHGTSHHIGLDTHDYGLLHEPMQANNVFTVEPGIYIPEEGFGIRLEDDVVIQEKGEPFNLMGNIPIEADEIEDLMN; this is translated from the coding sequence ATGAAATACGATAAAATAGACGCTAATTTATTTATTAAAAACCGTAAAAATTTTGCGGCTAATATGAAACCAAATAGTTTAGCTATTTTTAACTCTAACGATATTTACCCAATTGGTGCAGATAGCACAATGCCTTTCGAGCAACACAGAGATATTTTCTATTTAAGTGGTGTAGACCAAGAAGAAAGTGTTTTAATGTTGTTTCCAGATTGTCCCAATGAAAACCTAAGAGAAGTTTTATTTTTAACAGAAACAAATGATCATATTGCAGTTTGGGAAGGTGAAAAACTAACTAAAGAAGCAGCCTTATCAACCTCTGGTATTAAAAATGTTTATTGGTTACAAGACTTAGAAAAAGTATTATTCGAAATGGCTTCTTATGCAGATACTTTTTACATTAACACAAACGAACATTATAGAGCAAATGTAGCAACAGAAACAAGAGAAGACCGTTTTACAAAATGGTTGTTGGCAAAATACCCTGCGCATTCTGTGGCAAAAAGCAATCCTATTTTACAAAGATTACGTTCTGTAAAAGATTCTATTGAACTAGATTTGATGCAGAAAGCTTGTAATATTACAGAAAAAGGATTTCGTAGAATTTTAGACTTTATAAAACCCGGAGTTTGGGAATATGAAATTGAAGCAGAATTGTTGCATGAATTTGTAAGAAATAGGTCTAAAGGTTTTGCTTACACGCCAATTATTGCATCTGGTAACAACGCAAATGTTTTACATTATATAGAAAACAATCAGCAATGTAAAAGTGGCGATTTAATTTTGTTTGATATTGCCGCAGAATATGCAAATTATAAAAGTGATTTATCTAGAACTGTACCCGTTTCTGGTCGTTTTACTGATAGACAAAAAGCTGTTTACAATGCTGTAAATTATGTTAAAAAAGAGGCTACAAAACTTTTAGTACCGGGAACAATTTGGAAAGACTATCATGTTGAAGTAGGAGAAATTATGACTTCTGAATTACTTAAACTTGGTTTATTAGACAAGGCAGATGTACAAAATGAAGATAAAAATTGGCCTGCTTATAAAAAGTATTTTATGCATGGTACAAGTCATCATATTGGTTTAGACACGCATGATTATGGTTTATTACACGAGCCTATGCAAGCAAATAATGTGTTTACTGTAGAACCTGGTATTTATATTCCAGAAGAAGGTTTCGGAATTCGATTAGAAGATGATGTTGTAATTCAAGAAAAAGGAGAACCTTTTAATTTAATGGGTAATATACCTATTGAAGCAGATGAAATAGAAGATTTAATGAACTAA
- a CDS encoding DUF6973 domain-containing protein, translated as MKKITFLIFFLLTLSTTAQSDFKSFLKLSGPIKRWVLFHPFKAKTSLKISKETNKVADSIRKTNLLDKDAAGGQVDAFRHAYWMARLRQEIGERAARSLGKAHEKENYITYKKLKLEDGVVPDEISTDMDLHNNEEGLKLITKGSTVSKRSLIYRIVNAIYNGKMKIIKKDANGNFLTCNQKIISKESLKGKWKNNKCLVPSNSKKSRK; from the coding sequence ATGAAAAAAATAACCTTTTTAATCTTCTTTTTGTTAACACTTTCTACTACTGCTCAATCAGATTTTAAAAGTTTTTTAAAACTATCTGGTCCAATAAAAAGATGGGTTTTATTTCATCCTTTTAAGGCAAAAACTTCTCTAAAGATTTCAAAAGAAACAAATAAGGTTGCAGATTCTATTAGAAAAACCAATTTGTTAGATAAAGATGCTGCAGGTGGGCAAGTAGATGCTTTTAGGCACGCGTATTGGATGGCAAGATTACGCCAAGAAATAGGTGAAAGAGCAGCAAGATCGTTAGGTAAAGCGCATGAAAAAGAAAACTATATTACTTATAAAAAACTTAAATTAGAAGATGGTGTTGTGCCAGATGAAATTTCTACAGATATGGATTTACACAACAACGAAGAAGGTTTAAAGTTGATAACAAAAGGAAGTACTGTTTCTAAAAGAAGTTTAATTTATAGAATTGTAAATGCAATTTACAATGGCAAAATGAAAATTATTAAGAAAGATGCAAATGGTAATTTTTTAACGTGCAACCAAAAAATAATTTCTAAAGAATCTTTAAAAGGCAAATGGAAAAATAACAAATGCTTGGTGCCTTCTAATTCTAAAAAGAGCAGAAAATAA
- a CDS encoding VPS10 domain-containing protein — MKSIFKLLLLCFSASIVAQNTTEANVVQKSLDKKLEMMKTSLVKNVKFTNIGPTVMSGRVSDVSVNPKNPTEFYVGYASGGLWYTNNNGTTFTPVLDNSPTQNIGDIAVDWNNGTIWVGTGEKNSSRSSYAGIGMLKSTDKGKTWQNVGLLDSHHISRILINPENSNEVIVGVIGHLYSPNEERGIFKTVDGGKTWTKSLFINNDTGVIDVAVAPENFNVMYAASWERERKAWNFDGDGSNSAIYKSTDAGSSWTKISDKSGFPTGNGVGRIGLAVFNENTVYALHDSQFRRKKDTSKKPSDELTKEDFKTMSSAAFLELSDKKLNTYLKNNGFQEKYRAQNVKQMVRVGSVKPIDLAKYLEDANSMLFDTQVIGAEVFKTTNGGKSWKKTHDNFLDGVYSSYGYYFGEIRVDLQDENGIYVLGVPIIKSKDGGKTFTSISKENVHSDHQALWVNPKKSGHILNGNDGGLNLSYDDGENWIKLNDPAVGQFYSVYADNQKNYKVYGGLQDNGVWVASNNARINKGWQQSGQNPYKSIMGGDGMQVQVDDRNPNIVYTGYQFGNYSRIDTETGRSKYIQPKHTLGENPYRFNWQTPIHLSKHNQDILYLGGNKLHRSLDQGNNWETISGDLTTGGKKGNVAYGTLTSISESPFQFGLLYVGSDDGYINVTKNGGGSWARISNNLPQNLWVTRVIASKFKKERVYATLNGYRSDDFTPYVFVSENYGQTWTNIGNAIPTSSVNVIKEDPANENILYVGTDNGLYISFDRGNSWEAFANNLPNVAVHDLVIQPTAKHLIVGTHGRSLYKADVSALQNIDKSVMSAATHIFDVKSVRKSGSWGRSWSMWRDAFTPEITIPFYSNSDKKVTLDIYTNDIKVNTIVLDATKGYNEAFFDVSFSKKGKKAYEKVNKKSTLKVAKNGVVYLPKGKYTVKSATSKSEFEIK, encoded by the coding sequence ATGAAATCTATTTTTAAGCTTTTATTACTTTGCTTTTCTGCAAGTATTGTTGCTCAGAATACTACAGAAGCAAATGTTGTTCAGAAATCTCTAGACAAAAAATTAGAGATGATGAAAACATCACTAGTTAAAAATGTAAAATTTACTAATATAGGACCAACAGTTATGAGTGGTCGTGTTTCTGATGTTTCTGTTAATCCTAAAAATCCTACAGAATTTTATGTTGGTTATGCTTCTGGCGGACTTTGGTACACAAACAATAACGGTACAACTTTTACACCAGTTTTAGACAATTCACCTACGCAAAATATTGGTGATATTGCTGTAGATTGGAACAACGGAACTATTTGGGTAGGAACCGGAGAGAAAAACTCTTCTCGATCTAGTTATGCAGGTATTGGAATGTTAAAATCTACGGATAAAGGTAAAACTTGGCAAAATGTAGGATTGTTAGATTCGCATCATATTAGTAGAATTTTAATAAATCCAGAGAATTCTAATGAGGTAATTGTTGGAGTTATTGGGCATTTATATTCGCCTAATGAAGAAAGAGGGATTTTTAAAACTGTTGATGGCGGTAAAACATGGACAAAATCTTTATTTATAAATAACGATACAGGTGTTATTGATGTAGCTGTGGCGCCAGAAAATTTTAATGTAATGTATGCTGCTTCTTGGGAAAGAGAACGTAAAGCATGGAATTTTGACGGAGATGGAAGTAATTCTGCAATCTATAAAAGTACAGATGCTGGTAGTTCTTGGACCAAAATTTCAGACAAATCTGGTTTTCCTACAGGAAACGGAGTTGGTAGAATTGGTTTGGCTGTTTTTAACGAAAACACAGTATATGCTTTGCATGATAGTCAATTCCGAAGAAAAAAAGACACTTCTAAAAAACCATCAGACGAGTTAACTAAAGAAGATTTTAAAACAATGTCTTCTGCAGCATTTTTAGAATTGTCTGATAAAAAATTAAATACTTATTTAAAAAATAATGGTTTTCAAGAAAAATACAGAGCACAAAATGTAAAACAAATGGTGCGTGTTGGTTCTGTAAAACCAATAGATTTAGCAAAATACTTAGAAGACGCAAATTCTATGTTATTTGATACTCAGGTAATAGGTGCAGAGGTTTTTAAAACTACAAATGGTGGCAAGTCTTGGAAAAAAACTCACGATAATTTCTTAGATGGTGTTTATAGTTCTTACGGATATTATTTCGGTGAAATTAGAGTAGACTTACAAGATGAAAACGGAATTTACGTATTAGGTGTTCCAATTATAAAATCTAAAGATGGTGGTAAAACTTTTACTTCTATCAGTAAAGAAAATGTACATTCAGATCATCAAGCATTGTGGGTAAATCCAAAAAAATCAGGACACATTTTAAACGGAAATGATGGTGGTTTAAACTTGTCTTATGATGACGGTGAAAACTGGATTAAATTAAACGATCCAGCAGTTGGTCAATTCTATTCTGTATATGCAGATAATCAGAAAAACTACAAAGTTTACGGTGGTTTACAAGATAATGGTGTTTGGGTTGCTAGTAATAATGCAAGAATTAATAAAGGTTGGCAACAATCTGGTCAAAACCCTTACAAGTCTATTATGGGTGGCGACGGTATGCAAGTGCAAGTAGATGATAGAAATCCTAATATTGTTTATACAGGTTATCAGTTTGGTAATTATTCTAGAATAGATACAGAAACCGGAAGAAGCAAATATATTCAGCCAAAACATACTTTAGGCGAAAATCCGTATAGATTTAACTGGCAAACACCAATTCATTTATCAAAACATAACCAAGATATTTTATATTTAGGAGGTAATAAATTACACAGATCTTTAGATCAAGGTAACAATTGGGAAACAATTTCTGGAGATTTAACTACGGGTGGTAAAAAAGGAAATGTTGCTTACGGTACATTAACGTCTATTTCAGAAAGTCCTTTTCAATTCGGACTTTTATATGTTGGTTCTGATGATGGTTATATTAATGTAACTAAAAATGGTGGAGGTTCTTGGGCAAGAATTTCTAATAATTTGCCGCAAAATTTATGGGTTACAAGAGTAATTGCATCAAAATTTAAAAAAGAACGCGTTTATGCAACTTTAAACGGCTATAGATCTGATGATTTTACACCTTATGTTTTCGTTTCAGAAAATTATGGTCAAACATGGACAAATATTGGTAACGCTATCCCAACATCTTCTGTAAACGTAATTAAAGAAGATCCGGCTAACGAAAACATTTTATACGTTGGTACAGATAATGGTTTGTATATTTCTTTTGATAGAGGAAATTCTTGGGAAGCATTTGCAAATAATTTACCAAACGTAGCAGTGCACGATTTAGTGATTCAGCCAACAGCTAAACACTTAATTGTAGGTACGCATGGTAGAAGTTTATATAAAGCAGATGTTAGTGCGTTGCAGAATATAGATAAAAGTGTAATGTCTGCTGCTACACATATTTTCGATGTTAAAAGTGTAAGAAAAAGTGGTTCTTGGGGGCGTTCTTGGAGTATGTGGAGAGACGCTTTTACTCCAGAAATTACAATTCCTTTTTATTCGAATTCTGATAAAAAAGTTACTTTAGATATTTACACAAATGATATTAAAGTAAACACTATAGTTCTTGATGCTACAAAAGGTTATAATGAAGCTTTTTTTGATGTTTCTTTTTCTAAAAAAGGAAAGAAAGCTTATGAAAAGGTTAATAAAAAATCGACTTTAAAAGTAGCTAAAAACGGAGTTGTATATTTGCCTAAAGGAAAATATACTGTAAAAAGTGCTACTTCTAAAAGCGAATTTGAAATAAAATAA
- a CDS encoding sugar kinase, with amino-acid sequence MNKIITFGEVLMRISPLGNKKFIQANNVEFYFGGTEVNVGISIANFGGDVKHISCISNDFIGDTAISYLNKFDLDTSAIVRSGRPLGVYFLEVGAVMRPSKISYNRSHSSFSEILPEMVNWEKSLEQGKWFHWTGITPALCKGAKETLKEGLILAKEKGMIISADPTYRSALWKYGEEAKDVLTDLLQYSTIFIGGVNEINEVLGTSFGYSNDEFTEASKLLIEKFPNIEKVFDKIRTSINSSWHKIRARMWNGVEFKETQDLDITHVVDRIGTGDAFAAGLIHGLQKFDDYKAMEFGAAACAIKHTYLGDVNYANESDVISILEGNTSGRLNR; translated from the coding sequence ATGAATAAGATAATTACGTTTGGTGAGGTTTTAATGAGAATTTCTCCTTTAGGAAATAAAAAATTTATTCAAGCTAACAATGTAGAATTTTATTTTGGAGGTACAGAAGTAAATGTTGGTATTTCGATAGCAAATTTTGGCGGAGATGTAAAACACATAAGTTGTATTTCTAATGATTTTATTGGCGATACAGCTATTTCTTACTTAAATAAATTCGATTTAGACACCTCTGCAATTGTTAGATCTGGCAGACCTTTAGGAGTTTACTTTTTAGAAGTTGGTGCAGTTATGAGACCAAGTAAAATATCTTATAATAGATCGCATTCTTCTTTTTCTGAAATTTTACCAGAAATGGTAAACTGGGAAAAATCTTTAGAACAAGGTAAATGGTTTCATTGGACAGGTATAACGCCGGCTTTATGCAAAGGAGCTAAAGAAACTTTAAAAGAAGGTTTGATTTTAGCGAAAGAAAAAGGAATGATTATTTCTGCTGACCCAACATATAGAAGTGCTTTGTGGAAATACGGGGAAGAGGCCAAAGATGTCTTAACAGATTTGCTACAATATTCTACCATATTTATTGGCGGCGTAAATGAAATAAATGAAGTTTTAGGAACTAGTTTTGGGTATTCTAACGACGAATTTACAGAAGCGAGCAAGTTATTAATCGAAAAATTTCCGAATATAGAAAAGGTGTTTGATAAAATTAGAACTTCTATAAATTCTTCTTGGCACAAAATTAGAGCAAGAATGTGGAACGGTGTTGAGTTTAAAGAAACACAAGATTTAGATATTACACACGTTGTAGATAGAATAGGAACCGGTGATGCTTTTGCTGCAGGTTTAATACACGGTTTGCAAAAGTTTGATGATTATAAAGCAATGGAATTTGGTGCCGCAGCTTGTGCGATAAAACACACCTATTTGGGTGATGTAAATTATGCAAATGAAAGCGATGTAATCTCTATTTTAGAGGGAAATACTTCGGGTAGATTAAATAGATAA
- a CDS encoding cytochrome-c peroxidase, whose translation MKKFILLYLGFITLFSCAKNEEEYVLIPKKVELKIPSNFPGLLYDLSQNLLTEEGIALGKKLFYEGRLASDGVISCGFCHEQASAFTHHGHTVSHGVDGKVGFRNAQPIQNLAFFSEFTWDGAAIHLDLQPIIPITSDVEMNENIPSVLSKLNSYQEYEVLFTNAFGDREATSERMLKALSQFMVTMISGDSKYDKVIRNEENATFTELEINGLEIFNNKCAACHSGALFTDQSYRNNGLPTNPKFPEEEGRKRVSGLKDDFYKFRVPSLRNVAKSFPYMHDGRFGNLEAVLDFYSDGMTQNGGVVDTLLVKSNGNLGIDLSSQEKTALLAFLNTLTDNTFLNDKRFAEF comes from the coding sequence ATGAAAAAATTTATACTATTATATTTAGGTTTTATTACACTTTTTTCTTGTGCAAAAAACGAAGAAGAATATGTGCTAATTCCTAAAAAAGTTGAATTAAAAATTCCAAGTAATTTTCCGGGATTATTGTACGATTTAAGTCAAAACCTACTAACCGAAGAAGGTATCGCTCTTGGTAAAAAATTGTTTTATGAAGGACGATTGGCTTCCGACGGAGTAATTTCTTGCGGATTTTGTCACGAACAAGCTTCTGCTTTTACACATCATGGCCACACAGTTAGTCATGGCGTGGATGGTAAAGTTGGTTTTAGAAATGCACAACCCATTCAAAATTTAGCTTTTTTTAGCGAGTTTACTTGGGATGGCGCCGCAATTCATTTAGATCTACAACCAATTATACCAATTACTAGTGATGTAGAAATGAATGAAAACATACCATCTGTGCTTTCTAAATTGAACTCCTATCAAGAATATGAGGTTCTTTTTACAAATGCTTTTGGTGATAGGGAAGCTACATCAGAACGTATGTTAAAAGCTTTATCGCAATTTATGGTAACCATGATTTCTGGAGATTCTAAATACGATAAAGTGATTAGAAACGAAGAAAACGCCACATTTACAGAACTAGAAATTAACGGTTTAGAAATTTTTAATAACAAATGTGCAGCTTGCCATTCTGGAGCTCTTTTTACAGACCAAAGTTATAGAAATAACGGATTACCAACTAACCCTAAATTCCCAGAGGAAGAAGGAAGAAAAAGAGTTTCTGGTCTAAAAGACGATTTTTACAAATTTAGAGTACCAAGCTTAAGAAATGTAGCAAAATCTTTTCCGTACATGCACGATGGACGATTTGGAAATTTAGAAGCCGTATTAGATTTTTATTCTGATGGAATGACACAAAATGGTGGCGTTGTAGATACTTTGCTAGTAAAATCTAATGGCAATTTAGGTATCGATCTATCATCCCAAGAAAAAACAGCTTTACTTGCTTTTTTAAACACATTAACAGATAACACCTTTTTAAATGATAAACGTTTTGCAGAATTTTAA
- a CDS encoding DEAD/DEAH box helicase: MTFSDLGLSPALVKAVEEKGYTKPSPIQEKAIPHILEGKDILASAQTGTGKTAGFTLPVLQYLSDTKHPKYRPLRALVLTPTRELAAQVHDNIKEYSKYVNIKSAVVFGGVNAKPQIATLRRGVDILVATPGRLLDLHDQKAVSFKRIDVLILDEADRMLDMGFVRDINKLISFMPAKRQNLLFSATFSKEIKKLASGILENPVSVETAPQNSTAKKVTHKVFKVDKKRKTEFTIKLIKDNNWNQVLIFTRTKHGANKLTQKLIQSKITAAAIHGNKSQGARTKALKNFKENTIKVLVATDIAARGLDIPLLPHVINFELPNVPEDYVHRIGRTGRAGAAGEAISLVCSEETEYQNEIEKLLKEKLKSTVVEGFEPTDTAPPKRAATQSKSSFGKKKKQRPSNGNPGGSSDQKKPKRKPHFKGNKPAGATSGRGRTGAPKKKRF; the protein is encoded by the coding sequence ATGACATTTTCAGATTTAGGTTTATCTCCAGCGTTGGTAAAGGCAGTTGAAGAAAAAGGATATACCAAACCATCTCCAATACAAGAAAAAGCGATTCCGCATATATTAGAAGGCAAAGATATTTTAGCTTCCGCACAAACAGGAACCGGTAAAACAGCTGGTTTTACATTGCCTGTTTTACAATATTTATCAGACACAAAACACCCAAAATACAGACCATTAAGAGCTTTAGTGCTAACACCAACAAGAGAATTGGCTGCACAAGTTCACGACAATATAAAAGAGTACAGCAAGTATGTTAATATAAAATCTGCAGTAGTTTTTGGTGGTGTAAATGCAAAACCTCAAATAGCAACTTTAAGAAGAGGTGTAGATATTTTAGTAGCAACACCAGGTAGATTGTTAGATTTACACGATCAAAAAGCGGTGTCGTTTAAAAGAATTGATGTTCTAATTTTAGATGAAGCAGATAGAATGTTAGACATGGGTTTTGTTAGAGACATTAACAAACTTATTAGTTTTATGCCTGCTAAGAGACAAAACTTATTGTTTTCTGCTACATTTTCTAAAGAGATTAAAAAATTGGCATCGGGTATTTTAGAAAATCCTGTTTCTGTAGAAACAGCACCACAAAATTCTACCGCCAAAAAAGTAACTCACAAGGTTTTTAAAGTTGATAAAAAAAGAAAAACAGAGTTTACAATTAAGTTGATAAAAGACAATAATTGGAACCAAGTTTTAATTTTTACAAGAACAAAGCATGGTGCAAATAAGTTAACGCAAAAGTTAATTCAATCTAAAATTACTGCAGCAGCCATACATGGTAATAAAAGTCAAGGCGCAAGAACAAAAGCTTTAAAAAACTTTAAAGAAAACACCATAAAAGTTTTAGTTGCAACAGATATTGCTGCAAGAGGATTAGACATTCCGTTACTACCACACGTTATAAATTTCGAACTACCAAATGTACCCGAAGATTATGTACACAGAATCGGTAGAACTGGTAGAGCTGGTGCTGCCGGAGAAGCAATTTCTTTGGTTTGTAGCGAAGAAACAGAATATCAAAATGAAATTGAAAAACTTTTAAAAGAGAAGTTAAAATCTACTGTTGTAGAAGGTTTTGAACCAACAGATACTGCACCACCTAAAAGAGCTGCAACACAAAGTAAAAGTTCTTTTGGTAAAAAGAAAAAACAAAGGCCTTCTAATGGAAACCCTGGAGGTTCTTCTGATCAAAAAAAACCAAAAAGGAAACCCCATTTTAAAGGCAACAAACCTGCAGGCGCAACTTCTGGAAGAGGTAGAACCGGTGCACCTAAAAAAAAACGATTTTAG
- a CDS encoding succinate dehydrogenase cytochrome b subunit, which translates to MSGFFKSSIGRKVAMALSAFFLMFFLLQHLAINVLSVFSPDTFNEVSHFMGTNPVVQFALQPVLIFAVVFHFVMGFILELRNRKAQGVSYAKNNGAANSSWMSRNMIWSGITILAFIVLHFIDFWFPEINTKYIQGDWSGMMEGVEGFRYYEELVHKFVNPIRVVAYVVAFVFLGLHLAHGFTSAFQSMGGTAGRKKTLQTIGKVYSILVPAGFIFVALYHYLNH; encoded by the coding sequence ATGAGCGGATTTTTTAAATCTTCAATTGGAAGAAAAGTAGCAATGGCGCTATCGGCGTTTTTCTTAATGTTCTTCTTACTTCAGCATTTAGCAATTAATGTTTTATCAGTTTTTAGTCCAGATACTTTTAACGAAGTTTCTCACTTTATGGGTACAAACCCAGTGGTACAATTTGCATTACAACCAGTATTAATTTTTGCAGTTGTTTTTCACTTTGTAATGGGTTTTATCTTAGAACTAAGAAACAGAAAAGCGCAAGGTGTGTCTTATGCAAAGAATAATGGTGCTGCAAATTCATCTTGGATGAGTAGAAACATGATTTGGAGTGGAATTACAATTTTAGCATTTATTGTTTTACACTTTATCGATTTTTGGTTTCCAGAAATCAACACAAAATACATACAAGGAGATTGGTCTGGTATGATGGAAGGTGTAGAAGGTTTTCGTTATTACGAAGAACTAGTGCACAAATTTGTGAACCCAATTAGAGTAGTTGCTTATGTTGTTGCTTTTGTTTTCTTAGGATTACATTTAGCACACGGTTTTACATCTGCATTTCAATCTATGGGAGGAACAGCAGGAAGAAAGAAAACATTACAAACTATCGGTAAAGTATACTCAATTTTAGTACCAGCAGGTTTTATTTTTGTAGCTCTTTATCATTACTTAAACCATTAA
- a CDS encoding MbnP family protein has product MKISKYIAAFLFVATLAACSSSEEVLTGQGNVTLEFDNAYNSSDLLLETTPYSANDTEKIKINKVKYIVSNIRLETATGTIFTYPKNESYFIVDENTNSSQFITLKNVPEDDYTKVTFGIGVDQEKYLEGATGQGDFLAKAQEAGMMWSWQAGYKFMVFEGTYTSENTTTETAFAFHMGSHGTAVDNYKEVSLDLTNSARVRTDLTPVIHVVSDVSNILDGTTKFLLDDAAQIHVDGVKSPQIATNVSTMFVIDHVYN; this is encoded by the coding sequence ATGAAAATTTCAAAATATATTGCTGCATTCTTATTTGTAGCAACTTTAGCTGCATGCTCGTCTTCAGAAGAAGTTTTAACCGGCCAAGGAAACGTAACATTAGAGTTTGATAATGCATACAACAGTTCTGATTTACTTTTAGAAACCACTCCTTATTCTGCAAATGATACCGAAAAAATTAAGATTAACAAGGTTAAATATATTGTTAGCAACATTCGCTTAGAAACTGCAACCGGAACCATTTTTACCTATCCAAAAAACGAGTCTTATTTTATTGTTGATGAAAACACAAATTCATCTCAATTTATAACATTAAAAAATGTACCAGAAGATGATTATACAAAAGTTACTTTTGGTATTGGTGTCGATCAAGAAAAGTATTTAGAAGGTGCAACAGGGCAAGGAGATTTCTTAGCAAAAGCACAAGAAGCTGGCATGATGTGGAGCTGGCAAGCAGGCTATAAATTTATGGTTTTCGAAGGAACTTACACATCAGAAAACACAACTACAGAAACTGCATTTGCTTTTCATATGGGAAGCCATGGAACTGCGGTAGATAACTACAAGGAAGTTTCTTTAGATTTAACAAACTCTGCAAGAGTAAGAACAGACTTAACACCAGTAATACATGTTGTTTCTGATGTTTCTAACATTTTAGACGGTACCACAAAATTTTTGCTAGATGATGCTGCACAAATACACGTAGACGGTGTTAAATCGCCACAAATAGCAACAAATGTAAGTACTATGTTTGTTATAGATCATGTTTATAATTAA
- a CDS encoding alpha/beta fold hydrolase gives MLNYYLYPHKNSKEWVTFVHGAGGSSSIWYKQIRDFKKHFNVLILDLRGHGNSKPKLKDTFKAKYTFDSITADIEEVIDFLKIKKSHFVGISLGTILIRNLAEKRPSLVKSMIMGGAIIKMNFRSQVLMKVGNIFKSVVPYMLLYKLFAFIIMPKKNHKKSRLLFVNEAKKLYQKEFLRWFKLTSEINPLLRFFRAKEIKIPTLYVMGSEDHLFLPSIKNIVSKHVSSSLYVIENCGHVVNVDQPETFNAKTINFITSL, from the coding sequence TTGTTAAACTACTATTTATATCCTCATAAAAATTCTAAAGAATGGGTAACTTTTGTGCATGGCGCAGGAGGAAGTAGCTCTATTTGGTACAAACAAATTAGAGATTTTAAAAAGCATTTTAATGTTTTAATTTTAGACTTACGTGGTCATGGCAATAGCAAACCAAAATTAAAAGATACGTTTAAAGCAAAATATACTTTCGATTCTATAACTGCAGACATCGAAGAGGTAATCGATTTTCTTAAGATAAAAAAATCGCACTTTGTAGGAATTTCTTTAGGTACAATTTTAATAAGAAACCTTGCAGAAAAAAGACCATCTTTGGTAAAAAGTATGATAATGGGTGGTGCTATTATTAAAATGAATTTTCGCTCGCAAGTGCTAATGAAAGTTGGTAATATTTTTAAATCGGTAGTGCCTTACATGCTTCTTTATAAGTTATTTGCATTTATTATAATGCCAAAAAAGAATCATAAGAAATCGAGATTGCTTTTTGTTAATGAAGCTAAAAAATTGTATCAAAAAGAGTTTTTACGTTGGTTTAAATTAACATCAGAAATTAACCCTTTGTTACGCTTTTTTAGAGCTAAAGAAATTAAAATTCCTACACTTTATGTAATGGGGTCAGAAGATCATTTGTTTTTACCTTCTATAAAAAACATTGTTTCTAAACATGTAAGCTCTTCGCTTTATGTGATAGAAAATTGCGGGCATGTGGTAAATGTAGACCAACCAGAAACCTTCAATGCAAAAACAATTAATTTTATTACATCTTTATAA